In Deltaproteobacteria bacterium HGW-Deltaproteobacteria-18, the genomic window CGGCCCTGGCGCGGCGCGTCATGGACTCCACGCGCTACGCCCGCATCCGCCACGACCGCTCCTGGGGCCTGGACCACGGCGCCTGGTCCGTGCTGTGCCGCATGTACCCCCGGGCCGACGTCCCCGTGGTGCAGCTGAGCCTGGATGCCGGGGCCCCGCCGGATTTCCACTACGAGCTGGGCCGTGAGCTGGCCTCCCTGCGCCAGGACGGCGTGCTCCTCGTTGGCAGCGGAAACATGGTCCACAATCTGGGAACCATGGCCTGGCAGGATGAAGGGTTCGATTGGGCCGTGGAGTCCGACGCGGCCATGGCCCGGCTGATCGGGGAGGGGAACCACCAGGCGCTGGTCGATTACGGCGACCTGCCCCACGCGCGCCAGGCCATCCCCACGGAGGAGCAT contains:
- a CDS encoding 4,5-DOPA dioxygenase extradiol, translated to MKMPLLFVGHGNPMNAIEDNEFSRTWAQLGRTLPRPRGIVCISAHWETDGTCVTAAQRPETLHDFSGFPAELNHVEYPAPGSPALARRVMDSTRYARIRHDRSWGLDHGAWSVLCRMYPRADVPVVQLSLDAGAPPDFHYELGRELASLRQDGVLLVGSGNMVHNLGTMAWQDEGFDWAVESDAAMARLIGEGNHQALVDYGDLPHARQAIPTEEHYLPLLSVLGAMDPGEPVTFFNERVTLGSVSMRGLVAG